GTGCCTGCTGGGCGGACTTTACGTCACCCTGTTCGCCTCGTTTGAGGTGGTGCTGCCGCTGTGGGCGCAGGAGGTGATGGCGTGGCGGGAGCCGCAGGCGATGTATGAGGCGGGCAAACTGTTCGCCTATGTGGGCATCGTCATGGTGCTGGTGCAGGGCGGGTTGGTGCGGCGTCTGGCGCCGAAACTGGGCGAAAAGAAGCTCACCCGCATCGGCATCATTCTGGTGTTTGTGGGTTGGCTGCTGCTGGGTATGGCCAGCGACTACGCCATGCTGCTGGGATCGCTGGCGTTAACCGCTGTGGGCGCCGGTCTGGTCAATCCCGGTTTGTCGAGTCTGGTCAGCCTCAACACCAACGCCGAGCATCAGGGCGTGATGATGGGGCTGTTCCAATCCATGAGCGCCCTGGGCCGCGTGCTGGGCCCGCTGTGGGGGGGCTTCGCCTTTGCGCCGTTTGGCGGGCATGTCAACTTCCTCGCCGCCATCGGCCTGGTGGTGGTGTTTATCCTCTTCTGGAGCTACCGGAACCGGATTGCGGACGCCCGCGAGCGCCAAACAGCGACGCCAGCGCCATAACCAGGCTCTCCATCACCTGCTCCGGCGGACGGCCATCCATCCCTTTGAGCCCTTTGTCGGCCTCCAGACACTGCTCCAGCGCCGCCGCCAACAGCCGGGGCGAGAGCTGTCGGCACTGGGCGAAAAAGGCGTCCTGCTCCTTCCAGAAGATGCGCAATTTTCCCGCAATGGACTTGGGCTGTGCGCCCTCGGCCAGCAGCGTCTGCGCAATGGCGATGCGACGGATGCGCGCGGCGATGAGCCCCAGCAGGGGGATTGGTTCGGCGTCGTGCTCCCACAACCGCGCCATGGTGTTGAGCGCGGCGGGGGCATTGCCAGCCACCAGTTGCGCCACCAGTTCAAACCCGCTGTGCAGTGAGGCGTTGCTCACCACCGCCGCCACATCGCTCACAAGCACCGGACCCGGCTCGCCCACATAGTTCTTGAGCTTCTCCAACTCCGGTTCGGCGGCGCGGGTGTCGCCAGTGAGCAGTTCGGTGAGCAGCTCCAGGGCGTCGCGCTCCGGCGCGAAGCCGCTGGCGCGCAGAGTCTGTTCGATCCACTGGGTAAACGCCGCCCCCTCCAATGGATAGAACGGCGCCGCCCATCCGGCGTCCATCCCCTCCACGGTTTTGCGCACCGCGTTCTTGGCTTCGAGTTCGCCGGCGGTGATCAGCAGCAGGGTGCTGTCGGCGGGATCTTTTAAATAGAGTTTGAGCTCTTCGCGCGCAGCGGCGGGCAGGGTGTGCGCCTCTTTCAGACGCACCAACCGGCGCGGCGCCAGAAACGGCAGCGCGCGCAGGCTGGAGGAGAAGCGGGAGATGGCGTCGTCATCCTTAAGCTCCCCCGCTTGAAAGCTCTCGGCGTCGAAATCAGCGTCGGCGTCGCCGCCCAGCGCCCACAGGGAGAGCGCCTGGGCCTGACGCGCAATGCGCCCCTGCTCCGCCCCAAACAGCAACACCACGCACGGCGTTTCGCCTTTCTTCAGGCGTCCGGCCAGCTCCTGCTCTTTGAGCTTCATGGCGCGCGGTTCCTGCGGCGGCGAATCAGTTCACGCCCAGGTCGGCAAAGAAGGGTTTGTACTCCATAT
The window above is part of the Magnetofaba australis IT-1 genome. Proteins encoded here:
- the holA gene encoding DNA polymerase III subunit delta, giving the protein MKLKEQELAGRLKKGETPCVVLLFGAEQGRIARQAQALSLWALGGDADADFDAESFQAGELKDDDAISRFSSSLRALPFLAPRRLVRLKEAHTLPAAAREELKLYLKDPADSTLLLITAGELEAKNAVRKTVEGMDAGWAAPFYPLEGAAFTQWIEQTLRASGFAPERDALELLTELLTGDTRAAEPELEKLKNYVGEPGPVLVSDVAAVVSNASLHSGFELVAQLVAGNAPAALNTMARLWEHDAEPIPLLGLIAARIRRIAIAQTLLAEGAQPKSIAGKLRIFWKEQDAFFAQCRQLSPRLLAAALEQCLEADKGLKGMDGRPPEQVMESLVMALASLFGARGRPQSGSGSSRRG